AGAACAGTTGATGCAGAAAACCACGATAACTTCAACCTCATctggaaaagtaatttttttgatcactttgtGATCAGTTTGTGTCAGGATCCATTAGTCAAAAACAGGAATCAAATCTCAAAAGCAGGAAAATTACATTTCCAATTTCTGGTGACAAATCAAGAGGAAGAACGGATCCATCTGAGGCTAACAGTTTATGCAAAATGTAAGGCAAGAAATGAGATTGTGTATGCAGTCCACCAATAAACTATGCACATGCTTTCATCTATCAACCAGAATTCCTCATAAGAGACTAAACCCAGGAACCTTTATTCCATATATTTCAAAATGACACTAGAGGCACAATATTATATAAAAGGCTGTGTGTGTAACTCAACTTCCTTCTGAACATTTCCATTCTAAAAGCATTGTTAAAAGTATAGTATGACAAAACACTCAAGTATATGATCATGCAAAACCCAAAAACCCTTTAAACAATGCATACATCAATTTCCCAGCAGATATTTTACCACAAACAAAATAAATTGTCTGTAGCAAACAAAATATAGCcagttaaataaaaaatacatatattttagaaTACACAGGTTGGGATTGGCATGGTTATGTATATAGCCGTCAGGTTAATGTCACTAATCCACTAAGTAAGCCACAGTTATAGTTGTATGGTCCTTTATTTTTGTATCCTCTTTTTAGCCGCCACAACccccaaaagagtgaaaaaaatatatatatatcttgcaaCTCAGTTGTAGTGCATCAAGAAAACAAAAACCATCCTCAATCTTCAAAGATAAGGGTACAAATAAAGATCATGCCATGGAAGAAAAGTTAAATGGTCCGCCTATAAAATGCCGTGTTGGGCATGTGTGATTGGATGAAGATGgattatccaaaaaaaaaaaaaaaatttacaatctGGTAGATTACAGTCAGTTTTATTGGGCGATGCAATATTAAAACAAATGTTCATGTAGATAACAGAAAaagcttaacaaaaaaaaaaaaaaaagtgaaggcaGTCAGCAATGACGTTAAAAACTGTCTCAATGACACGAtgtgaaggagaaaaaaaaaataaatgtggcACCTCCCAGGTGGCAAGAATGTGGAGCAGCTGTAAAACTCAAAACTGGTACCCAGGTAATAAGATTATAATTTCAAGACACATctgtaaaagaaaaaacacaaagaaattAGTTGTGGTTCTAAAGCATATTTTGGTATCAAAATTTGCACATTTTTGGATGTGTTACAGTAAAAGCAACAGAACACAGTCTGGTTTAGGGTAGTTTGTTACAGCGGAATGTAAACAATTACTATACAGATCTCATCTATACCAGTGGTGGTTAAACCTTCTAAGTTCGGTGTgtcaaaattcttaaaaaaaaaaaaaaaaaaaaatccttagctgctttcacacggagtaacgctctacTCATTCTGACAAGTAAACACGTGTCATTGTGAGCCTtgtaaggccggggtcccactatacgtaaacgcagcgatttgcccgcagtggagacgctgcgggaaaaattgcggcgttgtacagtgcaggcaaagtgaatgggattcatgcaaatcccatccccactttgcggaagaaatcgcagcgtggacacgctgtgatATGCAAagctgtcaattatatctacagaaacactggcggctttcccatagatataatgttaagagaaggtctgcagaggaaaactctgaactttctcttaaaagcagcatggaaagaaccgcaatgcgttcacgcagcggttctttaggcagcgctttagtgctgcgattacggcccgtggggccttagcctgaaacagaatcacattgacttcaatgggtaccatCTTACGCgcggtacacattgaaatcaatgtgttaacaagcctcccattgatttcaatgtgtagcatgtgtaaaacggcacccattgaagtcaatgagattctgttatACAGGGCTCACTGACACGTGTTAGAATGAGCtgagtgttactccgtgtgaaagcagcctaaaggagtattcccatgaagATAACGATTTTAAATTTGTACCTAattaaaatgtaaacatttttgaaaataaattaaaaattctgcagaatgtGAACGATTTTCTCTATACATCTCACGAtcacaagttgttgtcttgatcggttgcatatggatacgaccacaaatgcagaaactttttatggtctgggaCTCGTCAGGACCcatgccatgattttcttattctgGACAGGTTATcacacagggacactacatgtatgagaaaatagcccggccacaataaggaaatcatggccgattttctgaccttagaaagttccagcattcatggccgtatccactggcaaccgattaaGACAATAACTTGTGACCGTTAGAtatttagaggaaatctttaaacctcttcaaaatgtttaattacttatattggcaaaaatgtttaatttttaattatctagaaaaataaaaaaaatagtgtcacatctagaaatatccatgtttttgtattatatgtatttctgGCCCATCACATGGTATAGAACCCCttttttctggcccatcacacagtatacaaaTTTCTTTTATAAAGcccacccacagtatatgacttttccctgacccccacacagagtagcaattgataatttttactcacctgtccaagcTCCAGCCCTCTACTGCCACCTCTAAGGTGCCCTGTAGCCGCTGCTTTAGCAtcgtaattagagatgaacgaacactgtttggatcagccgatccgaacagcacgcacccatagaaatgaatggaagcacctgtgacgctgactttgccggcgtccggccggtgtcacaggtgcttccattcatttctatgggtgcgtgctgttcggatcggctgatccgaacagtgttcactcatctctaatcgtaatgCAAGTGTAGTGCCGCCTAGAGGTAGCAGCAGAGAGCAGCTAGGACATGGACTGATACATAACAATTATCAGCAGCTGCTTATTACAttaacacaataagtagctgtCGATGTAGGTCACCCAAAATGCCTTGGTGTGTCACCTTTGACACGTGTCATAGGTTCGTCATCTCTGATCTATACTGTAATCTTTATACTAAAAACCTCTAGTATACATCAGCTGAGATGCATCTACAGAAAAAAAGTAAACCCAGTTTCAAATATAAGATCAATTTAGTAAATCAACAAAATACTCACAGCTGGCAGGTCTTGTCCCATACCGTCGCATTATCTGGTCATGTGTAAATTTCACAAATGATTCATATTGTTCTacacaaaggaaaaaaataaaacagttttAAAAGTTGCAATGACTTAAGTGTTTAGGTGAAAACACATTataaagttttcattttacaAAAAGTTCTGCCATAAGAATTCATCTTGCAGAACTATTCCTCCCAGCTCCCtattaaaggtgctctatcactgagaaaagtaatttttagacaagtagatccttgcatagcctttagaaatgccattccacacttaccttttgtatgtaaatcgcctcagtgggttttgaatgagcccgtttttattcatatgctaattagcctcttggtgcacccagtTAGTCTCATTGTGCAGTCTCTGCCTATtccttcctatgtatgtgtatagcacaagctgctgctgacttcctgtttgcacacacacataggaggtaATAGCAAAGACgaatgctgctgggaacttcctgtgctggctggaagctaattagcatatgaataaaaacgggctcatttaaaaaccactgaggaaatctacatacaaaaggtaggtgtggtatagcatttttaaaggctatgcaaggatgtgcttagttaaaaatgacttttcccaatgatagagccacttGAATTACAACAGATTGCGCACTGTGTTATGGTGTCCATTTATGAAACCCTAAATAAAATGTGCGACACATACATGCAGCCTTATAAGATTTGCCAAGCACTTTTGTGCTACAAAGACCGATATATGCATGTAACTTGCAGTCCTTAATACCTTCCAAAATAAACTCTCTTTAGTAAGTAAAATGCTGTGCAGACCGCGCGcacgcacacgcacacacacacgtgAGAGcaagtagttacaccactgaccttcTAGTTTTGTGTTGAGGATCTGCTCATATTCTTCCCTTATCTTGTCTTCATGGTCCTTCAGAAGACGTTCACACAGAATACCTACTTGCCGTAAGCTAAAGGTTGGCTGGTCTTTCTTCATTGACCCtttgggaaaaagaagtgaccgAGGAAATTAATACATGTTAGCGGACTGAAACTGCAGATCAATATCGATGGCAAAAATACCATGGGAGGAGGGCAATGTAAATGATGAAAACATAAGTTCATTACCTGGAGAAGATGGGGCTGTGAGAGAGGAACTGGTCTGAACCTCACTAGACTGGCCAGCTTCACTGTGGCTGAACGCTCCTTCTAGTTGCCTTCGTCTATGGTAACGTGTATACTCCTGTCTTAGGTTCTGAAATATTTGTTCTGCAGAGGGGAAGACCAACAATACAAATGTAAGATATCCATAAGCACATTACACCACTGCTCCAATACCTACAGTGCCCGCCCCAGAGCTCAAAAGTGACATAACATTATACCTACCCAAATAGATTCCAGTGGCCTTTAGAGTATTAGATTTTCCCACAAAAGCAAATCATCCCCTGATTGCTCAGATGAAGGTTCATTTCAACGGGAATGCCAGAGATAGCCAGGCGCTGTACTTTGGCACTACCACTGAAAGGAATCCCTGACAATCACTCAATTCAGAACAGGGGATgaaagtcagacccccactgacctgCACGTTATAACCAATCCTCCTATGACGTGTGAATGGTAAAGGAATGAATGCTTCTCCCTCGATTATCAGCTGCATGTCCCTGGATACACATAAAAGATACAGCCAGCTGGCCAACGGAGCTTGCTTGTTTGGTGGCTGCTCTAGGTTACAACTATTCTTCCCAATAATGTCCTTGTATTATTGTGCCATGTAAGACAAAAAGATTGCTTCATCTGCACGCCAGAAAAACAGATCTGGACTTTGGGCTCTTAACTATAGTGTTTGATGTCTTAGTACTAGTGCTATAAACAATTAGAAAGCAAAAGACCACCTTTTAGGgagacggtcatttccttttgttcctgctcatggaaaaaaagaagcgagctgccctttcttcaggcggattccgctgtGGTGTCAGCCtcacgacaccaccctccggactaggcccattcatttggtcctaatccggagcggaaagccgtgacggaatgtgttcacgtggaaccctgtgtgaaccagcccttagacCACAGATGATCCAAGTCAAAATAAAGTGTTTATTATAAACGAAGGGAATATATCTGGAAAATCTATTTATTTGGGGGAGAATATACCCCTTTTACAGTTCTATCAAGCAGATATAAAGAAAGGAAATTCCCTCAGCAGTTTTCCTTGTTCCACTAGTAGTAGAGTCAAGGGCGGTTTATTCTGGTAACACCATGTCCATTATCAGTCACTCTGAATGTGTGTGGGGAAATAAGCCAGCAACAATCATATGACCTAATGACttaagtcttaaaaaaaaaaaaaaaaaaaccacacctcAAAATGAATAgggcattttacctcaattacagTTAATGGTGATTTCAGGTCACTCCCCTTTTAAAAGCCACATCACTTTTAAAACTCCACACCACCATAGATTATAATTAGGGCAAAATGGGTTGTACCCCTATATGCCAATATAACTAAATAATAAAGTGTATCTGCATCCACCTATCACAGTTGTAAGGCATAGGAGTCTACAGGAGGAGATTGTGTGTTGGGCTAACCTCATAACACAAATTCTCAGACCTTGTGATATTCGCCTCCGATGTTCCTCGTCAGAACGTTTCTGGTCTCCTAAATGAAATCAGGGACTGCTGAGCACTTTGATTTGGGCGTCAGCAGTccctgatgtcattcaggaggccagaagagtcaTGAAGGGCACAGG
This sequence is a window from Leptodactylus fuscus isolate aLepFus1 chromosome 2, aLepFus1.hap2, whole genome shotgun sequence. Protein-coding genes within it:
- the AKIRIN1 gene encoding akirin-1, producing MACGATLKRSMEFEALLSPQSPKRRRCTPLPGSPATPSAQRCGLRQESQAGQQSSLPQLGGDCRLTPEQIFQNLRQEYTRYHRRRQLEGAFSHSEAGQSSEVQTSSSLTAPSSPGSMKKDQPTFSLRQVGILCERLLKDHEDKIREEYEQILNTKLEEQYESFVKFTHDQIMRRYGTRPASYVS